Proteins from a single region of Mytilus trossulus isolate FHL-02 chromosome 2, PNRI_Mtr1.1.1.hap1, whole genome shotgun sequence:
- the LOC134707184 gene encoding uncharacterized protein LOC134707184, with product MVLMWKILFPVIHIVLVLGSRNVFLKWKIIGNKVKLTCQVEKLLDFPVEFYNPDENKVAICFTPVSRRSKPNCVSTFDVWQDMSNNETDLYVPIKQGIQTNGRWTCRNGNVKEKDYADVTTYTSWDINECVYTPCQHGGSCTNAKNGYYCNCVAGFSGIQCEQDIDECASEPCQNQGRCIDEINFTCMCRLGYFGENCQYDVDDCESHPCINGGTCKDEVNGFTCMCKTGFNAKFCEKEVPVLQIDNERECRFNAVKTISCQLTGDMSYQLSPWIHSVNDKVIRQVNSRVIGNVVIAQVGPCSYEDFGTYTCTAWKETNGHVTEIKKSILLNIGGKPVCTNSFVNVKNGSAEVTVLLHSFPFISTIKWYKSTEQIRNDPNKYQTTNLSYVTPTISYGVQVQMEGYTLHLIISGIGRYDFDDYGVKVANDLGEVMCKVEFRILGLDELKYLPNWWLIPTIFNLLVVAILMVCFYACYHRRHKGKFVTTKIEHNITKSEKIDVKSCQNSFETVTENSYENVNEIESISKQTLSEGNRDSDYEQIDTRDYEQVEILSETKDTNNVPIYLDLQENDINQDTEDVKLSMRGINQPSDTTTNANATENVSTDDVKAWSASHDKTNPDGKDEVCSTDFDLKKERSMTF from the exons ATGGTTTTAATGTGGAAGATTTTGTTTCCTGTTATACACATAG TGCTTGTGTTGGGAAGCAGAAACGTTTTCTTAAAATGGAAAATCATAGGGAACAAAGTTAAACTTACATGCCAAGTGGAAAAATTGTTAGATTTTCCTGTAGAATTCTACAACCCTGATGAAAACAAAGTTGCAATATGTTTTACACCAGTTAGCAGACGCTCTAAACCAAACTGTGTCAGCACATTTGATGTTTGGCAAGATATGTCAAATAACGAAACTGACCTCTATGTACCGATCAAACAAGGTATTCAGACGAACGGAAGATGGACCTGTCGTAATGGAAATGTAAAGGAAAAAGATTATGCTGACGTCACAACCTATACTTCGTGGG atataaaTGAATGCGTCTATACCCCGTGTCAACATGGGGGATCATGTACTAATGCGAAGAACGGGTATTACTGCAATTGCGTTGCTGGATTTTCTGGTATTCAGTGCGAACAAG atatCGACGAATGTGCTTCTGAACCTTGTCAGAATCAAGGAAGGTGTATAGACGAAataaattttacatgtatgtgtagGCTTGGATATTTTGGAGAAAACTGTCAGTATG atgttgATGATTGTGAGTCCCATCCCTGTATTAATGGAGGAACGTGTAAGGATGAAGTGAACGGGTTTACTTGTATGTGCAAGACAGGTTTCAATGCAAAGTTTtgtgaaaaag AGGTACCAGTCCTTCAGATAGACAATGAACGTGAATGCAGATTCAACGCCGTAAAAACGATATCGTGTCAACTTACCGGTGATATGTCATACCAACTGTCACCCTGGATCCACAGTGTAAATGACAAAGTCATACGACAGGTAAACTCCAGGGTCATTGGAAATGTAGTAATCGCTCAGGTAGGACCTTGCAGTTATGAAGATTTTGGAACATACACTTGTACAGCATGGAAAGAGACGAATGGCCATGTTACCGAGATAAAGAAAAGCATACTTCTGAACATTGGAG GAAAACCAGTTTGTACAAATAGTTTTGTAAATGTAAAGAATGGATCCGCTGAGGTTACAGTACTATTGCACAGCTTTCCATTTATAAGTACTATTAAATGGTATAAATCAACTGAACAAATAAGAAATGACCCGAATAAATACCAGACGACAAACCTGTCTTACGTTACACCGACCATATCTTATGGTGTCCAAGTTCAAATGGAGGGATATACACTACATCTTATCATTTCTGGAATTGGAAGATATGACTTCGACGACTATGGAGTAAAAGTTGCAAATGACTTAGGAGAAGTTATGTGCAAAGTAGAATTTCGGATTCTAG GTTTGGATGAACTGAAATACCTTCCTAATTGGTGGTTAATACCGACCATATTCAACTTGTTAGTAGTTGCCATTTTAATGGTATGTTTTTATGCGTGCTATCATCGACGACATAAAGGAAAATTTGTTACCACAAAGATCGAACACAACAttacaaaaagtgaaaaaatagaTGTTAAAAGCTGCCAAAATAGTTTTGAAACTGTTACCGAAAACAGCTATGAAAATGTTAACGAAATTGAAAGTATTAGCAAACAAACACTATCAGAAGGAAATAGGGACAGTGACTATGAACAGATTGACACAAGGGACTATGAACAAGTGGAAATACTTTCTGAAACAAAAGACACGAATAACGTTCCAATATATCTTGACCTCCAGGAAAATGACATAAACCAAGATACGGAGGATGTTAAACTGTCCATGAGAGGGATAAATCAACCGAGC